A portion of the Streptomyces sp. NBC_00376 genome contains these proteins:
- a CDS encoding DUF1998 domain-containing protein produces the protein MTPPPARRRRGGAPERSYPRRGSVRRAQMITTYGVGSLVAVDNESFMVSGIDSWNVSEAPTIHEHRLARVLGVKSFRLPPASDDTSKDGVRVRRFPLWHSCPNCNALQHVRGFNSPPGKNECGDCDEELVPSRFVMACAQGHIDDFPYWKWAHRSNRQEGDSGFCGGEMRLRTSGKTASLRSILISCTCGIPEVSMEGALRRQALSGLKVFCSGRRPWLKDAPTEHCSETPRGLQRGSSVAWQPIVKTALSIPPWSDGLAARLEPYWQDLRELGSDPAAIKIYLKALTMKETYEFSVDKVLALLEAENHEDVAPEQEQGTDHAYVTLRKQEYERLSEGKPESESDHEEQFICEPPRSSTSPLAPYGVTGPMLVKRLREVRALKSFSRVDTPDTHVDVHEAPLSLTPMDWLPAMEVQGEGVFLRLDEERLDSWARSAAVAARVERIRNNHLRMLRERAQDAQLIPDSPASPRMVLLHTLSHALINEWSLDGGYPAASLRERLYADGTMAGVLICTATSDSAGSLGGLVAQGEPDRLEPSLHSALRRSQWCSADPLCVESHASGVGGINLAACHACVLLPETSCEHNNGLLDRALLIGTPEDPSIGFFHEALQL, from the coding sequence ATGACCCCTCCCCCTGCCCGTCGCCGTCGCGGCGGAGCGCCCGAGCGCAGCTACCCCCGGCGGGGCTCCGTGCGCCGCGCCCAGATGATCACGACGTACGGTGTCGGCTCGCTGGTCGCTGTCGACAACGAGTCGTTCATGGTGAGCGGAATCGACTCGTGGAACGTCAGCGAGGCACCGACCATCCACGAGCATCGGCTCGCCCGTGTCCTCGGGGTGAAGTCCTTCCGGCTCCCGCCCGCGTCCGACGACACCAGCAAGGACGGCGTCCGGGTCCGAAGGTTCCCCCTGTGGCACTCCTGCCCCAACTGCAACGCACTGCAGCATGTCCGCGGATTCAACTCCCCTCCGGGAAAGAACGAGTGCGGGGACTGTGACGAGGAACTGGTCCCTTCGCGCTTCGTCATGGCATGCGCCCAGGGCCACATCGACGACTTCCCGTACTGGAAGTGGGCCCATCGCAGTAATCGGCAGGAGGGCGACTCGGGATTCTGCGGCGGCGAGATGCGGTTGCGCACCAGCGGGAAGACCGCGTCCCTCCGTTCCATCCTGATCTCCTGCACCTGCGGAATTCCCGAGGTCTCGATGGAGGGGGCGTTGCGCCGCCAGGCACTGTCCGGGCTGAAGGTGTTCTGCAGCGGTCGGCGCCCGTGGCTGAAGGACGCCCCGACGGAGCACTGTTCGGAGACTCCTCGGGGGCTCCAGCGTGGTTCGTCCGTGGCCTGGCAGCCCATCGTGAAGACCGCGTTGTCGATTCCGCCGTGGAGCGACGGCCTGGCCGCCCGCCTCGAACCGTACTGGCAGGACCTCCGCGAACTGGGGTCGGACCCCGCCGCGATCAAGATCTATCTCAAGGCATTGACCATGAAGGAGACGTACGAGTTCTCCGTCGACAAGGTCCTCGCCCTCCTCGAAGCCGAGAATCACGAGGACGTGGCACCCGAGCAGGAGCAGGGCACGGACCACGCCTATGTGACGCTGCGGAAACAGGAGTACGAGCGGCTGAGCGAGGGCAAGCCCGAGAGCGAGTCGGACCACGAGGAACAGTTCATCTGTGAGCCTCCGCGCTCTTCCACGTCCCCCCTCGCCCCGTACGGCGTGACGGGCCCGATGCTGGTCAAGCGACTGCGCGAGGTCCGGGCCCTCAAGTCGTTCTCCCGGGTGGACACCCCCGACACACATGTCGACGTGCACGAAGCACCTCTGTCGCTGACCCCGATGGACTGGCTGCCCGCCATGGAGGTCCAGGGCGAGGGCGTATTCCTCCGACTCGACGAGGAGCGGCTCGACTCCTGGGCACGGAGCGCCGCGGTCGCCGCCCGGGTCGAGCGGATCAGGAACAACCACCTGCGCATGTTGCGCGAGCGCGCGCAGGACGCACAGCTGATCCCCGACTCGCCCGCGAGTCCCCGCATGGTGCTTCTGCACACCCTGTCCCACGCGCTGATCAACGAATGGAGCCTGGACGGTGGTTATCCGGCCGCGTCCCTGAGGGAGCGGCTGTACGCGGACGGCACCATGGCGGGCGTACTCATCTGTACGGCAACCAGCGACTCCGCCGGCAGTCTCGGCGGCCTGGTCGCCCAGGGGGAACCCGATCGCCTGGAGCCGTCGTTGCACTCGGCGCTGCGCAGATCCCAGTGGTGTTCGGCCGACCCTCTCTGCGTCGAATCCCATGCGAGCGGGGTCGGCGGCATCAACCTCGCCGCTTGCCACGCGTGCGTGCTGTTGCCCGAGACCAGTTGCGAACACAACAACGGCCTGCTCGACCGCGCGCTGCTGATAGGGACCCCGGAGGATCCGTCGATCGGTTTCTTCCACGAGGCACTGCAACTCTGA
- a CDS encoding ATP-binding protein, whose amino-acid sequence MTRRRWELPFLAEPEEVAALRRVVRLHLRLWGLSDVADAAEICVSELVANVIRHVGAGTPSTLVVEMNGTRLRVALRDSGACALPTLLSAGPDDESGRGLAMLAAVSERWGVIPGTESKLVWCDLATPLISPAGHIDDPRVAKSEACLTLYAGGREGEHPGAGRVGVAAHEEAAIDLIADLLHWLRAHGHDPDEALDRAQSHFEAELGAAG is encoded by the coding sequence ATGACGCGGAGGCGCTGGGAGCTGCCCTTCTTGGCGGAGCCCGAAGAGGTTGCCGCGCTGAGACGCGTCGTGCGGCTGCACCTGCGATTGTGGGGTCTGTCGGACGTGGCCGATGCCGCCGAGATCTGTGTGAGCGAGCTGGTGGCGAATGTAATTCGGCATGTCGGCGCGGGGACGCCGAGCACGCTCGTGGTCGAGATGAACGGCACGCGTCTACGGGTCGCGCTCCGCGATTCTGGAGCCTGCGCCCTTCCCACACTTCTGTCCGCCGGTCCGGACGACGAGTCGGGGCGTGGCCTGGCGATGCTGGCCGCCGTGTCGGAACGGTGGGGCGTGATTCCCGGCACGGAGTCCAAGCTCGTCTGGTGCGACCTGGCCACGCCCCTGATCTCGCCCGCCGGCCACATCGACGATCCGAGGGTTGCCAAGAGCGAGGCGTGCCTGACGCTCTACGCGGGTGGCCGTGAGGGCGAGCATCCTGGGGCGGGACGAGTGGGCGTCGCGGCCCACGAGGAGGCGGCGATCGATCTGATCGCCGACCTCCTCCACTGGCTGCGCGCGCACGGCCACGACCCCGACGAGGCGCTTGACCGCGCCCAGTCGCACTTCGAGGCCGAGCTCGGAGCGGCTGGATGA